From Paraburkholderia flava, a single genomic window includes:
- a CDS encoding branched-chain amino acid ABC transporter permease, whose amino-acid sequence MDLSIAAILAQDGITTGAIYALLALALVLVFSVTRVIFIPQGEFVSYGALTLAALQTQKFPATCWLLIAMGVACFVAEVAGLARHAERRRHAARTLAVLAGKYLLFPVAVYAVTRGMFMHPLPMIVQIALTLLIVIPMGPFVYRLAYEPIAEATTLLLLIVAVAVHFAMVGLGLVMFGAEGSRTNAFSDATFNLGSLTISGQSIWVVGTAIVLIGVLYLYFDRTISGKALRATSVNRLGARLVGIGTTQAGRLAFTLAAGLGALCGILVAPLTTIYYDSGFLIGLKGFVGAIIGGLVSYPLAAAGSVLVGLLESYSSFWASAYKEVIVFTLIIPVLLWRSLASPHAEEDEE is encoded by the coding sequence ATGGATCTATCAATTGCGGCGATCCTCGCGCAGGACGGGATCACCACCGGTGCCATCTATGCGCTGCTCGCGCTGGCACTCGTGCTGGTGTTCTCCGTGACGCGGGTGATCTTTATTCCGCAGGGCGAATTCGTTTCGTACGGCGCGCTCACGCTCGCCGCACTGCAGACACAGAAATTTCCGGCGACCTGCTGGCTGCTGATCGCGATGGGCGTCGCATGCTTCGTCGCCGAAGTCGCGGGGCTCGCTCGACATGCGGAGCGGCGTCGGCATGCGGCTCGCACGCTCGCTGTGCTCGCGGGCAAGTACCTGCTGTTTCCGGTTGCGGTGTATGCGGTGACGCGCGGCATGTTCATGCATCCGTTGCCGATGATCGTGCAGATTGCGTTGACGCTGCTGATCGTGATTCCGATGGGACCGTTCGTCTATCGGCTCGCGTATGAACCGATCGCCGAAGCGACGACGTTGCTGCTGCTGATCGTCGCGGTGGCGGTGCACTTCGCGATGGTCGGCCTCGGGCTCGTGATGTTCGGCGCGGAGGGGTCGCGGACCAACGCGTTCTCCGATGCGACATTTAACTTAGGCAGCCTGACGATCTCGGGGCAGAGCATCTGGGTGGTCGGCACGGCGATCGTGTTGATCGGCGTGCTGTACCTGTACTTCGATCGCACGATTTCCGGCAAGGCGCTGCGCGCGACGTCGGTGAACCGGCTGGGCGCGCGGCTCGTCGGTATCGGCACCACGCAGGCCGGGCGGCTCGCGTTCACGCTCGCGGCCGGGCTCGGTGCGCTGTGCGGCATTCTGGTCGCACCGCTCACGACGATCTACTACGACTCCGGTTTCCTGATCGGTCTGAAGGGCTTCGTGGGCGCGATCATCGGCGGGCTGGTGAGCTATCCGCTCGCGGCTGCGGGGTCCGTGCTGGTGGGTCTGCTCGAATCCTATTCGTCGTTCTGGGCGAGTGCGTACAAGGAAGTGATCGTGTTCACGTTGATCATCCCCGTGTTGCTGTGGCGCAGTCTCGCGAGCCCGCACGCGGAAGAGGACGAGGAGTGA